From Thalassospiraceae bacterium LMO-JJ14:
TGTTCCTCAGGGTGTTGATCCGGATTTCGATTTCGATGTGACGGCGACGGCCACAGAAAATGACGGCGATACGGCTAGCGTCTCGACCACGGTTGGTATCGATGGTGACGATGAAGCCGAAGCACCGGATCTTGAAGTCAGTGCTGCTGAAGGCAATGAGGACAATGCTATCGCACTCGATATTTCAGCGGCCCTTACCGATACGGACGGCTCTGAAACGCTCAGTATCACAATTTCGGGTATGCCGAACGGGGCTGAACTGTCCGCAGGTACCGATAACGGCGATGGTTCTTGGACGCTGACGCCAGAGCAGCTTGCTGGCCTTACCGTGACGCCGCCGGAAGATTCCGATGTGGACTTCACGCTGAGCGTTGAAGCAACGTCTGTTGAGCAATCCACGGGTGACACCGCCGTAACCACAGGCACGATCCCGGTAACGGTGAATGCCGTTGCCGATGCGCCGAATGTCGCTGCCGGTGACGGTGACGGCGATGTCGGTCAGACCGTGCCGCTGGATATCCAGAGCATCCTTACCGATACCGACGGCTCGGAAAGCCTCTCCATTACTATTTCCGGTTTCCCGGAAGGGGCGAGCCTGAATGCCGGTGTGGATAATCAGGATGGGTCTTATACCCTGAATGTTGCCGATTTGGACGGTCTGGCGATTTCACTGCCGGATGGAGCCAGCGATGATTTCGACCTGTCTGTGACAGCAACGTCTACGGAACTGTCAAACCAGGATCAGGCATCCAATGTCGTCACGGCAGCGATCAATGTCGATCCGCTGGCCAGCGATGACCGCAACGTCGTTGAGATCGGTGAAGTTACCTCTGGCAACGTGCTTACCGGCGATGGTGACAGCGTTGATCCAAGCGGTGCTGCCGATGTCGGTTCCGAAAGCGGCAATAGCGTCGTTGATGTAAGCTTCGGCGGCGTCACCAAGAGCTTCACAAATCCGGAAGACGTGCAAAGTGACGCGGATGGCAACTTCATCGAAATCGCCGGCGATCACGGTACCCTCAAGATGTACGCGGACGGATCATACGATTATGCCGCCGACGAGAGCGAGGCGGTGTCGCATGTTGCCGGCCTTACCGGTACGGCAAACGGTGCCGCCGTTGAGGAAGCGTGGTCGGGCGTGCAGACCTTCGCCTTTGACTTCGGAACTTCGTATCTGAATGCAAGCGGGCAACTTGATCCGTCTCTGGCCGATGCCGAAATCTCCTTTGCTTCCAATGGGATCGGTGTAGAGGGGACGCAGAGTGGCATGCCTGCACCCGATCAGATCAACCATGACAACGATACCGGTCAGAGCGAAGCGCTCGGCATGAATCTGGGTGGTGAGACCTCGTCGGCGACACTGACGGTGTCGAACTTGTTCAATAATGAGGACGGTGGCGAGCAGGGTGTATGGCAGGCATTCGATGCCGACGGCAACCTGGTCGGTGAAGGTGTGCTGAATGCATCCACCGTCGATTACAGTGGATCCAGCAATGTCGGTACGGCAGAAATCGCACTGCCGGACGGCGCGCCGTTCCAGTATCTGGTCTTCACCGCAACCGATACCGGTGGCGATAACAATCAAAACGACTCGAGCGATTTCTTTATCCGTGCGCTGCAATTCGAAACGAATGCGGCGGAAGGCGGCGAAGATGCCTTTACCTATACGATGCAGGATGCCGATGGCGACACCGCGACGGCTACGCTGAGCATCGACGTTTCCGAAGAACAGGACACGACTGCGTCCGATCCGACACTCAATGCCACCGATGCTGCCGGTCTCGAAGACAATGCAATTGCTTTGGATATCGCAGCCGGTCTTGGCGATCTGGATGGTTCCGAGACGCTCTCGATCACCATTGCGGGTGTGCCGTCAGGTGCGGAACTCAGCGCCGGGACATTGGTCAGCGAAGGTGTCTGGTCCGTTCCGCCGGGCAATCTTGCCGGCCTGACGATCACGCCGCCCGACGATAGCAATGAAGATTTCGCATTGACGGTGACGGCGACTTCGACCGAAGCCAACGGCGGCGATACGTCAACAACGACTGCTACCATCAATGTCGACGTGACCGGCGTCGCCGATGCGCCGACACTGACGGCCAGCATTGGCGAAGGTGTCGAAACCTCGACCACAAGTGACATCACCATCACAAACATGGGTGAAATCAGCGCCGGCTATAACAACAGCTATGGCTACTACGTGAAGGACGAAGACGGCAATCCGGGCGAAGGCATGATTATCTGGTCAAACGCCAAGGAAGACATCGGCGATACCTTCACCATCGAAGGCGTTGATCCGGACAGCATCGGCTTCTTCGTTATCCCGAACGGCGGTAACGAAAACGGCAATCTTGGCAATGAAACGCCGGTGAGCTTTACACAGGATGAGAACGGCAACTGGCACGCGGTTGACGCTAACGGCCATACGCTCGGAGAGGCTGGTCCGAGTGTGCTGTTCGACGACACGGCTCTGAATAACAACAACACCGACTACACAACCGATAATGCGGTCGGAGGCAACCAGAATTGGGAAGATCTCTACGGTGGCGGCGATAACGACTTCAATGACGTTAACGTGAATGTCGAGGTCACGAACAGTTCTACCGGTGGCATGGTTGAATACCCGCTGAATATCACCTCGTCACTGACCGACACGGACAGTTCGGAATCGCTTTCAATTACCGTGGCCGGTTTGCCGGAAGGTGCCGAGCTTTCTGCGGGGACACAGAACAATGACGGCACGTGGACTCTGACGCCAGGGCAGCTGGCTGGTCTGACGCTGGCAGTTGCTGCCGGAAGCGCCGATTTCGATCTGTCGGTATCCGCAATGTCGACAGAAAACGACGGTGATACGGCCGTGACTTCGACAACCCTTGCTGTTGAAGTGCCGGCGTTCGATTCAACGGCGGACGGCGTCAATCTGACGGCCGGCGATGTCAGCGGAAACGAGGATACGGCAATTGCGCTCAATATCGCATCTTCCCTGAATGACACGGATGGTTCCGAAAGCCTGTCGATTACTATTAGTGGTGTGCCGAACGGCGCCGTACTCAGCGCCGGCACCAACAACAATGATGGCACCTGGACGCTGGACGACGGCGACCTGGACGGATTGACCATCACGCCGCCGGCCGACAGCAACGAGGACTTTACCCTTAGCGTGAGCGCAACGGGTACGGAAGGTGAAGGTGGCGAGACCTCAATCCAGACCGCCAGTTTTGACGTCGACGTTGTCGGCGTTGCCGATGGCGCCTCGGTTTCGGCAACGGCGACGTTGGCCGAAGGTCACAGCGGTGGCGGCTCCACGCAAACAAACGGTCAGACCGGATCCGGTTCAGGTCATGGCTCTGGCAGTGGTTCCGGTGAAGGCAGTGATCTTGTCGCCTTTTTTGAAGTGACCGAGAATGACGACAACGGTGAAATCAACAACAGCGAAGGCCGCAACGATGGTGAATTGCATGGTGTTACATTAAACCATGACAGCGACGGCCCGAGCGGTTCGTCCGCCGTGTTCGATGGCAACAACGATTACGTTGAAGTCGATCATCGCGGCAGCATGGAAATGGACTCCGGCACCTTCGTGCTTTGGTTCAACACCGAAAATGCGGACAGTAAGCAGGGTCTCTTCTCGAAAGATTCAAGCGGATATGACGGCGGCGGCCACCTGACGGCATTCGTTGACGACGGCCAGGTGCAGGTTCGTATGCAGAGCACCAATTCCAGCTTCATGGTACAGGGTGGCGACATCAGCAGTGGCGCCTGGCACCAGATGGCGTTTTCGTTCGGTCCTGACGGCATGCGGTTGTATGTCGATGGCAATCAGGTCGATAGCGACAACTATTCCGGTGGTATGTCGGGCAATGAAGAGCCACTTGTTTTTGGTGCCAATCAGTGGGCGAGCGGCAATGAAGTTGCCAACAATCTTCAGGACTTCTTCCGCGGTCAAATGGACAAGATGGCCGTATATGACCGGCCGTTGACGCCGACGGAAATCGCCAATCTGCACGATGATGGTGTGCAGCAGATGACCAACAGCGATGGCGAGGCACTGGTCTATGACCTCGATATCGAAGGCAGCCTTGTTGATGTCGACGGTTCCGAAACCCTCTCGTTCGAGGTCCGGGGCCTGCCCGATGGTGTCGAACTGTCCGCCGGACAGAGCGACGGCAACGGGACGTGGATGCTCGGTACCGGTGATCTCGAAGGTTTGACCATGACCGTTGATTCGAGCGTCAGCGAGAACTTCTCTATAGAAGTTGTTGCGATCGGTACGGAAAATGACGGTGATTCGGCTGAATCTTCGGTTGTTGCGCTTGAAATAGAAGTTGATATCGACGATCCGGTGGAAATCAATGGGACCTGGCAGAGCGAAACCCTTGAGGGTGGTAGCGGTGCCGACACGATTTCCGGCAATGGTGGCCATGATCAGCTTTATGGTGCTTCCGGCGATGACATTCTGAATGGCGGCGACGGTAATGACTCGCTGTTCGGCGAAGCCGGCGACGATGTGATGGACGGTGGTACCGGCCACGATTACATGTCGGGCGGTGCTGGCAACGATACGCTCAGTGCCGGTGACGGCGACGATACGCTAGATGGCGGTGCCGGTAACGACGACATGTTCGGCGGCTCGGGGCATGACGTCATGCTGGGTGGTGACGGAAATGACAACCTTGTCGCCGGTGACGGTGATGATCGTCTGTATGGCGGTGAGGGTGACGATAACCTCGATGGCGGATCCGGCCACGATCGTCTTTATGGCGGTGATGGTAATGATGTGATTAGCGGCGGATACGGAAACGACACTATCGAGGGCGGTCTGGGCGATGATGTGCTGACGGGTGGCACGGGCCAGGATCGCTTCGAGATGGATGCCCAGAGCGGCCACGACATCATCCAGGATATCATGGATCAGGATACCGTTGTCTTCGAAGGTCAGGAGTTCCATGCCGACGACATGATCTTCAACGAGAACGAAGATGGGGACGTGGTCGTATCCTTCGCCGGTGTAGAAGGCCAGTCGGTGACGCTGAACGGCGTCAGCATGGACGACCTGGACCGCAATGGCGATGGCGATATCAGCGACGGATACTCGATTACGGAAACCGACGGCCAGGTATCACTGACTATCGACACGAATTAATTTACAAGCTTATCAGATGCGAACGCCCCTCCGGCCGATTTGCCGGGGGGCGCTTTCATTATGAGGGTTATTCCGCGGCGTCTTCGATGGTGGGGTCGACCCGGAAATGCGCCCAGCGCCGCATGCCGCCCCGGTTTTCCAGATAGTTGATCAGAGCCGTTACCGGCTTCCTGTCGAACTTGCTTTCCGACATTTCCATCATGATATCGGAAACTTTTCTGAACGGCATGGCGCCGCGATAGGCGCGTGGACTGACCATGCCGACAAAGGCATTGGCGACGGCCAGAATCCGCGAGGTATGAATGATTTCTTCGTCCTTAAGGCCAAGCGGCCCTTTGCCGTCCCATGTTTCGCCGAACTGGCGGATGGTTTCCACAACTGGACCTTCGAAGGTAACGTGTTCTATTAAATCGACCGTCGTCAGGTAGGCATTAGAGACAAGCATCCGTTCTTCATCGGTCAGGTCCTCGGTCTTCATCAGCAATTCTTCAGGGACGAAAATCTTGCCGAGATTCATCAGGCTGCCTGAGATGTCGACGGTGCGCACGTCGATGTCCTCCATCCCCATTTCCTGAGCGATGGCGCGAGAAACTTCGGCAACGCGCGATGAATGGTTTGCCGAGAACGGATCGCGGCGGTCGACGACGCTGACCAGGGTATCGATCAGCTCCTTCATCATCTTTTCGGATCTGAGGCGCGCCAACTGTAATTCGGTGATGTCGTCGATGACCAGAAGACAGCCCGGCGGATAGTCGCGGTCGCCACGAAGTGGCAAGCCGTCTACCTTGACCATCTGATAGGCATTGTCGTCATCGGGATCGGTAATTTCAGGGTCGCCGAATTCGAACAATTTCTGCTGGCGTTCGAAATCATCGATGACTTTTTTCACAAGCCCACCGTATTCCTGTGCCTTTATCGGGCCGATAACGCTGGCCATGGTCTTCCCCTTGATATCCGTGATGGGAATACCGTTGGCCTCGGCAACAGGCATATTGGCAAATGTATAGACGGTGTTGCGGTCGACGGCGACGATCTGCGTCGGCTGGTTGTCGGTAACCATGCGCATGAACTTGGTCAGGTTCTCGAAACGCTCCAACATGACCTGTGCGCGATGCAGGGCTTCGGAAGCGCGGGCAGAGGCTGCGTTCTTCCAGACGAACAGGATCGTCAGGGAAACGATGACGATGATCGCGATAAACACACCGAGGATGAAGTTCAGCCGATTTTCAATCGGCCCCAGCGCCTCGTCGCGCGAGACCTTGCGGACCAGTATCCATGGTATCTGCGCAACTTCGCGAGATACCATCAGCACGCGGTCGCCGCTGTAATCAAGGTTGTTGACGAAGCTTCCCGGAATATTGATGGCTTCGGAAACCGCAAGGTTCGGCGATGCCAACGCCATGGTGCGTTTCAAGGCCGCCGTGCCGTCGCGTAGCGGCGACAGGTATTCGACCTTGCCGCCGGACTTTCTGACCAGCAGCGTTTCGGCGGTTTTCGTCAGCGTGCCAGGCTGAACGAGCTGGTCCCAAAGAGATGCGTCGATAAGGCGTATGCCGATTACAGCGCCAATCCCCTTGGCACCGGCGCCGCCGTCCTGCACGGCATAGACCGGCAAAGCAAAGCCGATGGTGGGTTCGCCGCTGGCGCCCAGATACATGTCGATAATAGCAGGGTCGCCATCGAGCGCCTTGCGCACAGCTTCCTTGATGCGCCCTGTGATCGGCGGCATGTCTGGCGTTGAGATGATCGGTTCGGCATTCTTGTCGACGAGCCCAAGGCCGGCAACGCCGACACGTTCTACGTTGGCGGCAATTTCGCCGACCGGTGGCGGTGCCTTGAAGGCCGTGCGCTCGGCCGTCGCTATCAAAAGATTTCTGAGGAATCCATGCGAGGCGCTGGCACCGATACCGGCACCCCCCGCGCCACTGCCATCCAACCCTTGAAGCAGCGAGTCGGCGGCTGAAAGTTCACTCGCAGGCGCGGCGCTCGGGTCGGTTGCGGGGGCAGCAGATGCCAGTTCGGACATGTAAAGTTGCAGTGACGCATTTTGCGTCAGTTCGCGCATTACCTTGAAATTGTCATCGATCCAGTCGTTGACGGCGCCAACCCGCGAATCGGCAACAATGCCGAGACGGACCTGCCAGGCTTGCGTCTCGCGCTTCAGTTCCTCATCGACATAGACTTTTGCAAGGATTGCCGCGCCGATAATCAGTGTTGCGATGAATGCTACGCCGGCGATGAAGAACTTGTTAACTTTACGTGGAGGGAGCGCATCGTTCGGCAATTCCTTCTCATCGGTCGCGCCGGCGGATGCACCGTCTTGCTTGTTCGGTTTTTCTGTTTCTTCTGTCACTTTCTTGCGGCGAAGACTTAACGCCATGCCGTACCCCCCAGATGATCGATCAGATTATCGTCCCGACGCATCAGGCATGATAACCGGTTATAAAGACAAGCGGAATCCCTTCATTTGCAGGCAAGCAGGTTGTGTTTCTGCGCACTTTCATGGATTTGCGATTGGGTATATATTCGTAGCTATGAGAACAAAATTCTCTTTTGTAATCAATAGTCTGCACCATGCTGCATATTGTGTGGCAGGTAATCGCTGCAAGGCCCTATGGCGTTATGTTTTGGTGGCTTCCATCATCACTATGACCGCCGTTGCAAGCGTGTCTGCCGCTTCAGCGGGCGAATCGCCACAACCGAGCTTTTTTAACACTGTTGAGGTTCGTTCGAAAAACCTGTCGCCGTTCAAGAAATGGCTGTCCGCTCTGGCTCGTTATTCCAAGGAGGCGAAGGCTCCGGCCAGGGTCCCCTGTCCGCCGGGCGATGAACTGCATATCTGCAGTTACGACGACTGGACGAACTTCCTGAAAACACTGAAAGGCAAGGCGCCGCTGGTGCAGTTGAACGAAGTCAACAACCGTATCAATCAGGCGAAATACATCACTGACTCGGCAAATTGGGGAAAGAGCGATTACTGGGCGACCCCGGCGGAGTTTATGGCCCGTTTCGGCGATTGCGAGGATTATGCAATCCTAAAGTATCTGTCGCTCAGAAGGCTGGGCTGGAAGGAAAACGACCTGCGCGTCGTCGCCGTCAAGGACCTCAACCTGAAGGTCGGCCACGCTGTTCTGATCGTGTTCTTCAAGCACCCTAAAACCGGGCAGATTCTGCAGCTTTTACTGGATAACCAGATCAAGACCATCGCCAACGCGGCAAGCATCCGCCATTACCAGCCGGTTTTTTCCATCAACAAGTACTTCTGGTGGCGGCACACGCCGGTCACGGGATGATAGGAACGTTCAGGGGTGTCGTGTATCAAGTCGCACATGTTTTATGATTAGAGCCCCTTCATTCCATGTCCAGAGTACGCTACGTGGCAGCGGTCGGGTGGCTAGATGCGGCCAGTCCGGGACCGCTAAATTGCCGCAGAACCGGCTTTTGCACGGAATCCGCTGGAATTTCCGGGGTTAATCACTACATTCCGGGATGTTAACCCGGAGACAATATGACTGACTTAGCGCGCGAAATCGCGTCCAGACGCACCTTCGCCATTATTTCACACCCCGACGCCGGTAAGACGACGCTGACGGAAAAGCTGTTGCTGTTCGGTGGCGCGATCCAGTTGGCGGGTGCAGTCAAGGCGCGTGGCGAGCAACGCCGTGCCCGGTCCGACTGGATGAAGGTTGAACGCGAACGAGGGATCTCCGTCGCTTCGTCGGTGATGACCTATGACTATGCGGATTGCACCTTCAATCTTCTGGACACGCCGGGCCACGAGGATTTTTCCGAAGATACCTATCGCACCCTGACTGCGGTCGATAGTGCCGTCATGGTGATCGATGCGGCGCGCGGGATCGAGACGCAAACGCGCAAGCTTTTCGAAGTTTGCCGCCTCCGGAACGTGCCTATCACGACGTTCATCAACAAGATGGACCGCGAAGCGCGCGACCCGTTCGAGCTTCTGGACGAGATCGAGCAGACTCTGGCCCTGGACGTTACGCCGGCAAGCTGGCCGATCGGCATGGGCCGGGATTTCCTCGGCTGCTATGACCTTTTAAACGACAAGCTGGTGCTGGTCTCGCGCTCCAAGGGCGAGCGCCCGGACGAAGGCGAGCCGTGCAACGGTCTTGATGATCCGAAACTGGATGAGCTGCTGCCCGATTACGCCGTCGCCAAATTGCGTGAAGAGGTCGAGATGGTGCGCGGTTTGTGTCCGGAACTCGATGAGAAAGCCTATGCCGCCGGTCACATGACGCCGGTCTATTTCGGCAGTGCCATCAATAATTTCGGCGTGCGCGAACTGTTGAACGGTCTGGTAGAGCGTGCACCGAAACCGCGTGCGCAAGAAGCTCGCGAGCGCGTGGTCGAGCCTGACGAGCCGAAGTTCACCGGCTTCGTCTTCAAGATACAGGCGAACATGGACCCCAAACACCGTGACAGAATCGCCTTCGTACGGGTCTGTTCCGGGCGC
This genomic window contains:
- a CDS encoding PAS domain-containing protein — its product is MALSLRRKKVTEETEKPNKQDGASAGATDEKELPNDALPPRKVNKFFIAGVAFIATLIIGAAILAKVYVDEELKRETQAWQVRLGIVADSRVGAVNDWIDDNFKVMRELTQNASLQLYMSELASAAPATDPSAAPASELSAADSLLQGLDGSGAGGAGIGASASHGFLRNLLIATAERTAFKAPPPVGEIAANVERVGVAGLGLVDKNAEPIISTPDMPPITGRIKEAVRKALDGDPAIIDMYLGASGEPTIGFALPVYAVQDGGAGAKGIGAVIGIRLIDASLWDQLVQPGTLTKTAETLLVRKSGGKVEYLSPLRDGTAALKRTMALASPNLAVSEAINIPGSFVNNLDYSGDRVLMVSREVAQIPWILVRKVSRDEALGPIENRLNFILGVFIAIIVIVSLTILFVWKNAASARASEALHRAQVMLERFENLTKFMRMVTDNQPTQIVAVDRNTVYTFANMPVAEANGIPITDIKGKTMASVIGPIKAQEYGGLVKKVIDDFERQQKLFEFGDPEITDPDDDNAYQMVKVDGLPLRGDRDYPPGCLLVIDDITELQLARLRSEKMMKELIDTLVSVVDRRDPFSANHSSRVAEVSRAIAQEMGMEDIDVRTVDISGSLMNLGKIFVPEELLMKTEDLTDEERMLVSNAYLTTVDLIEHVTFEGPVVETIRQFGETWDGKGPLGLKDEEIIHTSRILAVANAFVGMVSPRAYRGAMPFRKVSDIMMEMSESKFDRKPVTALINYLENRGGMRRWAHFRVDPTIEDAAE
- a CDS encoding transglutaminase-like cysteine peptidase, which codes for MTAVASVSAASAGESPQPSFFNTVEVRSKNLSPFKKWLSALARYSKEAKAPARVPCPPGDELHICSYDDWTNFLKTLKGKAPLVQLNEVNNRINQAKYITDSANWGKSDYWATPAEFMARFGDCEDYAILKYLSLRRLGWKENDLRVVAVKDLNLKVGHAVLIVFFKHPKTGQILQLLLDNQIKTIANAASIRHYQPVFSINKYFWWRHTPVTG
- a CDS encoding peptide chain release factor 3 — protein: MTDLAREIASRRTFAIISHPDAGKTTLTEKLLLFGGAIQLAGAVKARGEQRRARSDWMKVERERGISVASSVMTYDYADCTFNLLDTPGHEDFSEDTYRTLTAVDSAVMVIDAARGIETQTRKLFEVCRLRNVPITTFINKMDREARDPFELLDEIEQTLALDVTPASWPIGMGRDFLGCYDLLNDKLVLVSRSKGERPDEGEPCNGLDDPKLDELLPDYAVAKLREEVEMVRGLCPELDEKAYAAGHMTPVYFGSAINNFGVRELLNGLVERAPKPRAQEARERVVEPDEPKFTGFVFKIQANMDPKHRDRIAFVRVCSGRFKRGMKLKHSRSGKILNVHNAVLFLAQDRELAEDAVAGDIIGIPNHGNLRIGDVLSEGEDLHFTGIPSFAPELLQKVRPDDPMKAKHLGRALQQLAEEGAARVIKPSVGADWIVGVVGTLQFEVMADRIRTEYDIPVRFEPTELMTARWVGGEQQMLKKFLDGNRAAVGVDHDGEPVFLARNAWHLNKATDDWPDLQFMKTREQIV